ttaactgtatctgtagtatcctttatctccaattcgatgggatagatgcgatccacatagtcaccaaattttgaattttatagtgaaagaacgtcatctatatagcggaaagtagagttaaaggatattgctaacttctgatctttcttcctaagaagttcctgcatgaagtcagcctcataataataaagaaacaagtcagtaagtagaggggcacagtttgttcccattgggatgccgacagtctgttgaaaaacacgtcctccgaacgtaacaaatatgttgtcaatcaagaaatcaagcatcttgataatatcggtttcagagaactttttgtttgaatcagaatgattctttacaaagtatgatttatccctccctaagacaagatacttgtatctacgttggccattcttttttatgaagcaaagtaataccaactcttttaatttgtcttttagtttggaatgtggaatacttgtgtaaagagtagaaaagtcaaatgttttaatactgttacaagatgaaagagagttagattgtatgtactctaaaagatctttggaatttttaagtatccacatctgattcacgccacctctagaataggcagtttcacaataactttgaagcccgtctttgattgctgataaaatggatgttaataatttagaaaggggtttcgtggagcacttggaagacccagcaatataccgttgtttgtaacgacacttatgtagtttaggtatccaatacagtgatggaagatccagttcttcatctttggttgaaataccaaaggaacaaagaacagacctatgattatccaggatttcctctttggtaagtgtcgtgagggtatatgttgggtttccaagtgaattgtctatacctaattcgtttatcaagcaattaatgtaatgccttttacagataaaaacgatgttatttggggctttgtctgcggggacaacaacatattcatcatggaggtcagataggtgtttagcaacatttggatctttgaaaattgacgtagcatgggcattgatggacccattcagtttcttaattctgatttttattaacgacctcactgccttaatccattcggatagagtgtctatgtcttccttctcgcgcttagcccattgcctggcataatcctcgactgaatcaatcaaaattttaaagttgtgtttccaattgatggatttaggctcacgatatttcggacctttcgataacacgtttcgtagagaagtgttataaacaatgttaaggtcaccggtaataacgtggccagcaggattatatgtgaattgggaactagcacaagtgcaatcaggaggtttagacttgaagtcgtcaatatcgagatcctgcaaaacgcgtttgtaattgaatattttagttgcaataggtttggtataggtataagaaattattggtacagactggtctttgaaataaggaggtattttcgattgaactaatttatgatgaaggatattgcctaggttgacgccaaCCGATACGATATTCTAAGTTTGTAAGATGATACTCTCTTTCTCAAACGCTGACGCTCGTACTTAATCGCGAAGAAAGGGATTAACATTCTCTTATGTCAAAAGTTTACATGTTAGAATGTTCGTCATCGAATTTCAACGCTTTTTACCAGGTAATTGTCAGTTGCTACgtcatttaatagaaaatatttgattacaAGTTCACAACAAATTGCTATTACGTAACTGTACCAGTACCATAAAAAACAGTTACATACTATAAATAGTTTGAAAATTCGCTTGGATCTTGCAAGACAAGACCAATGCCTTGCAAGTGTCGTACGTTTTAAAAGTTGTGAATCTGGAATGTTATTAACGTCTTTTCAAAAACCAATTGATAGGTTTTCTTATTtcgtatttaaacattttatcatatttgaaatatttttaatatttttttttagaaataaaataaaatgaacggtTCGgactctttttaaaattagaggacaaaaaagagaaaaacaaatgtgaaattTGCGATCTAATCATGTCCCGGAATATTTCTCTTTGATGTTATATGTATATGATAGAAATAAAGGTAACAGCagtaaatatttaattgataatttactaaaatatcttatctttataaatataaaactatttttcattgaataagtaCCATTTTTCAAAACTGTAAACACAGTTTAGCACATGGAACAGAATCTCAAAATTGAATTAATCTTATCAATATCATAGTTCActattatatatctttattaccaAATTCATATAAACTATAGGTGTCCATTGCGGTCAAATCAGTGTATGGAAAACTTGGAATtgataattaagaaaatatacatacatgtattggtatggattaaaaaaaacacgaaaactgTTTACCTGgatcttaaaaacaaattttatgatatacattattattactattattaCTATATTCTTAACTTCAAATAGAGGGTTGAGATTTTACaaaaccccgctgcatttttgcgcctgtcctaagcCAGTcgcatctggcctttgttagtcttgtattttttgaattttgttttcatttaattaaatatgttttggagtttagtatgacgtccattttcactagTACACTTGTTTTTTATGGACCAGCTGAAGCCCGCCTTCGAGTGCGGGAtgttctcgctgtgttgaagacccattggtggactgcggctgttatctgctctttggtcgggttattgtctctttgacatattccccatttccattctcaattctaaatacgtattttttgttttggtcttCAGGTAATGCCTGTTATACTTATACTTCCAAATCCAAGCTCCAGTAAAGTATCACTATGAAACACTTTCTGAGTATCCAGGaaagttgtcagtttatttttgttttatgagtttgaatgaaactcttgtatctttcgcccctcttttacagtatatttgtgttcttataatacagaaaaacgaaaaaatgattgaaattaaTAGACAACAAAACAAGTAACTGGTTTTGGAAACTAGGAATAAGGTTTAACAAATTGTTCTATTCCCTAGTACCTTTGCGTTTTGTGTGAAAACGTTTTTTGTATTGCAGtcctgtttatttatttgtattgtagtcttgtcatgtaatgttgacattttgatgttatatttaacactCCAATAAAAGCGGGAGGTCTTGCTAGCcaaaaaaccaggttcaacacaccatttttttcttaaaatgtccaggaaaatggccattgttagatttttgttcgtttttgtgtgtgttagaCTTAAGTGTTGGGTTTCTGCTGTGTCGTAggtctcctcttatatttgatgtgttctctcagttttagtatgttacatggatttgtttgtttttttctcaatcgatttatgaatttcgaacaacggtatactactgttgcctttatttgtcataatatttttgaCTTTGGAGGTCCGTAGCTTactcttttaatttaattttcttctaAATAACTTGGCATTTCAACAAGTCCTTTCCCTTAATCTCAGTCGACCCTTCTATCAGAACCTACCGGCGTGATGTTTTATTGCAATGATATTGTTATCATTGTAAAGAACTTTTGATCGTCGGTGTATGGTTTTTCCCCATATTCTTTTCGAGTTTAATAGTGACGATGTCTGCTTGTAATTTTCTGAATTAGTCTTTTAGAATTCCAACTCTTAGCTAATCTGACGGTGTCTggttgttatttttcttttttagtcttTTGAAGTTTCTAACTTTGATCTCAGGTGACGGTGTCGGTTTTTCGTTTTTCTTCTTCAGTCAATTGGAGTTCTAATTATGATCTCAAATGACAAAGTATGATCCTTATTTCTCTCTTCAGTCTTTTTAGAGTTCTAACTCAAATCTCAAGCAAcgttgtctgtttttttttctctctctctctcaatcTTTTGGAGTTCTAACTTAAATTTCAAGTCATGCTTTTGTTTTGTGCTTGATTATGCTTGTAATTTCGTTTCAGACGCtctgttatttttgtttataaacgtTACGAGTGTACCCCTTGCGTTGATTATTTACAATAGCAATATGGTTTTAAATCCCTATCATCAATACAAGCAGACTGATTCCCGTATCTATTTGCTCGGATTATTTTATCTAAGATTATAAAGTTGTTTGTTTGAGTGATCTCTGTAGTGACTTCAAATATTCCCTCGCTTGGCATcacttcaaatataataaaataacgTTGCTTCTTGTCTAACGTGGGTTTGTACAAATATTGCCAAAGAACTTTCTTCTTCCCTGGTTCTAAGTGTTTCAGATTAGAATGAATTAGTTTGGCATCATGAAtctttttcaagataataaaagCACACTTTGATcgatgatattttaaataagtgTTAATGGTTCCTACGACGAACAtagtaatatttttaataacggCATTATTTGTAGGAATAGCTTCCGATGAATAGCATGCACAGCTTGATTCGGGAATAAGTGCATCGGTACAAGTCCTGTCTTTTGGAATTTCATTAAATAGACTAATTCCAGAATATTTAATTGCTTCTGTACCCTTTTGTTGAGGGTTGTAACTATTGGTCGCTATATCAATTAAGGTTTTATGGAGATCTAATGGTGACGTCAGACGATTGATATTATTTTGCAAATTGTGATCTATATGAGGatattttgtcttcaaaattGTAGGCAGAACTATAGAAAAGAAAGGAAGTTTTGCTTCTATACGACCAATCGGTGTATTCCTTATCTTATCACTCATTGTCCCATGGTCactcataaaaaacaaaatagaccTTTTCAGGTGGCCACCTTCTTTCAAAAAgattagaaaattataaaaatcagcaTCTCCTAACTTCAGAAAATTCGTAAAATCGTGTCCTATCTCATTCAACCAGGACATCGCAAACTTCCTGTTGTTCTTGTACTTCTTCaaaaaacgtttaaaataaTCTATTTGAATGACATGCCTCGGACTAGCACCATAACAAAGAGCGGATGTACCTCCTAgattaatatcattattttctaaAGTCATAAACATCTTAGTGATTTTTGCCTGGTATTTTCGCTCGGAATTTATTGCAAGATAAAATGGCCGAAGGTAATGTTCCCCTGGAGATTCATTAAATCCACGAGCTACATAATTAAACGTTGAAAGTCTAGGATAATCCTCAGAATACATCGTTGCTGCGCCTCTTTCTGAAAATTTCTTCCAAACAAATGGTTGATTGTCAAAAAACTTTTTCTTGTTGAATGGTACACTATAATTGCCAGTTAAAAATGCCATAAGGTTAGGGAATGTATTACCGCCAACTTTAGTATAACCATTAAAAACATAAGCGCCAAGTGTTTTTTCAAGATATGTTAGTGTTTTTGGAAGTTCACGAATAGCAGCAAGTCTTGACATACTGTCTATTCCAAATATCAGAACACTAAAGCTATCATTATCcgacttaaaatatttttgtttttgctttatatGGTAATGTAATCGTTCATAGATATTTTTTCCTTCAAAGACACATACTACCTTTGCAAAATCAGATTCCATCTTAGCACTACTTGACACATTGAACCATACTGAAGTACCGAACAAAACTTCGTCATCGCTTTGTTCTTTTCGAATGACACTTTGATAATAGCATTCaatatgttttccttttgttcgatttttgtatatatgtatcatcTCATCGTCATCAATATAAACTAATTCAGTGTTTTCGGCACAAACAATAGGATTAGGTTTCCAAAAGAACGGCAATATCGATTCATCGAAAGGATTTACTTTTGGAATTTCACATTTCTcgtttgtatttatattaatgaaattaaacTGAACATCGTTTTCTACATGCAACTTGAATCCGTATAAAATAACTAAGCAACAAAGCAAAAGAAGCACTTGCTTTCGTCGCGTGCAGTTATTTATCTTTAAAGCTCTCATGGTGTATACGTagaaaccaataaaaatcctgGCTAAATATGCTCTTCTCTTATTCAACACAAGAACATGTTATTCATctgcaaaaagaaataaaagtgtGAAGATATAGCTTTTTAGATTGAATTTAACTGGATTTtattcacatgttaaactaGGAAAGGTTTAATGGAAAGTATAATTAATAAAGTATGCATTGTTATGATTTCAGTTTCGCAGGATTGTTTCCCTTATCATTTTAACTCAACAAAATTAAGAAGTAGACTTGTTTTACTTTTGCATTAAATGAGCCATACAAGGGGTTAGTCAATTCCTACTTTATTTCTTGCTCATATTCGTGGTATCCAAGACAATCAAGTTAAAAGGCAGTGCTAATAAGCAGTTGGTGGTACGTCATACAATGTATGACAAAACAGAGCAAGGCATTGTTTACTAAACGAGTGAACTGTCATCTGTGAcacgtacatgtatattcataacGGTCAACATGTAAATTAAGCGGCCGAACTAGACcattaaataaaagcaacaataGGGTATcgctgtttgaaattcataaatcgattgaataaaaacaaatccgggttacaaactaaaactgagggaaacacatcaaatttaAAAGGAGAACAACGAAACAAGAGAAATACTTAATA
Above is a window of Mytilus trossulus isolate FHL-02 chromosome 4, PNRI_Mtr1.1.1.hap1, whole genome shotgun sequence DNA encoding:
- the LOC134714916 gene encoding uncharacterized protein LOC134714916 isoform X1, producing the protein MRALKINNCTRRKQVLLLLCCLVILYGFKLHVENDVQFNFININTNEKCEIPKVNPFDESILPFFWKPNPIVCAENTELVYIDDDEMIHIYKNRTKGKHIECYYQSVIRKEQSDDEVLFGTSVWFNVSSSAKMESDFAKVVCVFEGKNIYERLHYHIKQKQKYFKSDNDSFSVLIFGIDSMSRLAAIRELPKTLTYLEKTLGAYVFNGYTKVGGNTFPNLMAFLTGNYSVPFNKKKFFDNQPFVWKKFSERGAATMYSEDYPRLSTFNYVARGFNESPGEHYLRPFYLAINSERKYQAKITKMFMTLENNDINLGGTSALCYGASPRHVIQIDYFKRFLKKYKNNRKFAMSWLNEIGHDFTNFLKLGDADFYNFLIFLKEGGHLKRSILFFMSDHGTMSDKIRNTPIGRIEAKLPFFSIVLPTILKTKYPHIDHNLQNNINRLTSPLDLHKTLIDIATNSYNPQQKGTEAIKYSGISLFNEIPKDRTCTDALIPESSCACYSSEAIPTNNAVIKNITMFVVGTINTYLKYHRSKCAFIILKKIHDAKLIHSNLKHLEPGKKKVLWQYLYKPTLDKKQRYFIIFEVMPSEGIFEVTTEITQTNNFIILDKIIRANRYGNQSACIDDRDLKPYCYCK